One stretch of Pradoshia sp. D12 DNA includes these proteins:
- the yhbH gene encoding sporulation protein YhbH, with protein MSDKNNSHQFAISKEDWALHRKGFDDQQRHQEKVQEAIRNNLPDLITEESIIMSNGKNVVKIPIRSLDEYKIRYNYDKNKHVGQGDGDSQVGDVVARDGSGQKAPGKGGEAGDQAGEDYVESEVSLLEIEEALFAKLELPNLKEKEQGDHTIEHYEFNDIRKTGLMGNVDKKRTMISAFKRNALGGNPGFTPIYQDDLKFKTWNSVVKPESKAVVLAMMDTSGSMGLWEKYMARSFFFWMTRFLRTKYETVDIEFIAHHTEAKVVDEEDFFSKGESGGTICSSAYRKALEIIEQKYPMERYNIYPFHFSDGDNLTSDNPRCIKLVEELMEVSNMFGYGEVNQYNRNSTLMSAYKNIKDEKFQHYILKQKADVFHALQSFFKPESMIH; from the coding sequence ATGTCGGATAAGAACAATAGCCATCAGTTCGCCATTTCAAAGGAAGATTGGGCCCTCCATCGAAAAGGTTTTGATGATCAGCAAAGACATCAGGAGAAAGTACAGGAAGCGATACGTAATAATCTACCTGATCTAATAACAGAGGAAAGCATTATTATGTCCAATGGAAAGAATGTTGTAAAAATCCCGATACGCTCTCTTGATGAATATAAGATTCGTTATAATTATGATAAAAACAAGCATGTTGGTCAGGGAGATGGAGATTCCCAGGTTGGAGATGTAGTAGCAAGAGATGGAAGTGGACAAAAGGCGCCAGGAAAAGGAGGAGAAGCTGGAGATCAGGCAGGAGAGGATTATGTTGAGTCTGAAGTTTCTTTATTGGAAATAGAGGAAGCCTTATTTGCAAAATTGGAATTACCGAACTTAAAAGAAAAGGAACAGGGAGATCATACCATTGAGCATTACGAATTCAATGATATTCGTAAAACAGGTTTAATGGGAAATGTGGATAAGAAGCGAACGATGATTAGTGCATTTAAAAGAAATGCACTGGGTGGCAATCCTGGATTTACACCTATTTATCAAGATGATCTTAAGTTTAAAACATGGAATTCAGTTGTGAAGCCAGAATCTAAAGCAGTCGTTTTGGCTATGATGGATACTTCTGGAAGTATGGGGCTTTGGGAAAAATATATGGCACGTAGCTTTTTCTTTTGGATGACACGTTTCTTGAGAACGAAATATGAAACAGTTGACATCGAATTTATTGCTCATCATACAGAAGCAAAGGTGGTAGACGAAGAGGATTTCTTTTCTAAAGGTGAAAGCGGTGGGACGATTTGTTCATCAGCCTATCGGAAAGCATTAGAAATAATTGAACAAAAGTATCCGATGGAACGCTATAATATTTATCCTTTTCATTTTTCGGATGGTGATAACTTAACTTCAGATAATCCTCGTTGCATAAAACTTGTGGAAGAATTGATGGAAGTATCTAATATGTTTGGGTATGGTGAAGTTAATCAATACAATCGTAATTCCACATTAATGTCCGCATATAAAAATATTAAAGATGAAAAGTTTCAACACTATATATTGAAGCAAAAGGCAGATGTCTTTCATGCTTTGCAGTCATTCTTTAAACCAGAAAGTATGATTCATTAA
- a CDS encoding PrkA family serine protein kinase: MDIIKKIEQFREEEEKLKWEGTFGDYLQLLKKTPLVAQSAHSRVYNMIKDAGVEIVDGKKKYSFFKDELFGLEESLERLVEEYFHPAAKRLDVRKRILLLMGPVSGGKSTLVTLLKRGLERYSRTDRGAIYAIKGCPMHEDPLHLIPAHLRNDFFEEYGIRIEGNLSPLNLMRLEQEYGGRIEDMLVERIFLSEDKRIGVGTFSPSDPKSQDIADLTGSIDFSTIATYGSESDPRAYRFDGELNKANRGMMEFQEMLKCDEKFLWHLLSLTQEGNFKAGRFALISADELIIAHTNETEYRSFISNKKNEALHSRIIVMPVPYNLKVSEEEKIYEKMIHDSDVSNVHIAPHTLRVAAMFTTLSRLKDPKKGDIDLVKKMRLYDGENVEGFNSADVEELKKEHSDEGMGGIDPRYVINRISSTIIRKETPSINALDVLRSLKEGLDQHASITAELKERYMNYISLARKEYDDIAKKEVQKAFVYSYEESAKTLMNNYLDNVEAFCNKSKLRDVLTGEEINPDEKLMRSIEEQIGISENAKKAFREEILIRISAYARKGKRFDYNSHDRLREAIQKKLFADLKDVVKITTSSKTPDESQLKKVNEVVARLIDEHGYNSTSANELLRYVGSLLNR; the protein is encoded by the coding sequence ATGGATATCATTAAAAAAATAGAACAATTTAGAGAAGAAGAGGAAAAGCTGAAGTGGGAAGGGACATTCGGTGATTATTTGCAATTATTAAAGAAAACACCCTTAGTAGCTCAATCAGCTCATTCCAGGGTTTACAACATGATTAAGGATGCAGGTGTAGAAATTGTTGATGGGAAGAAAAAATACAGCTTTTTTAAAGATGAATTATTTGGCCTCGAGGAGTCACTTGAGCGCCTTGTAGAGGAATATTTTCATCCAGCTGCTAAACGATTAGATGTGCGAAAACGTATTTTGCTACTAATGGGGCCTGTGAGTGGTGGTAAATCGACCTTAGTAACGCTTTTGAAACGCGGATTAGAACGATATTCACGGACGGATCGGGGAGCGATTTATGCGATAAAGGGTTGCCCGATGCATGAAGATCCATTGCATTTAATACCGGCACATTTACGTAATGATTTCTTTGAGGAGTATGGAATCAGGATTGAAGGTAATCTTTCACCTCTAAATTTGATGAGGTTGGAACAGGAATATGGTGGCCGTATTGAAGATATGCTGGTAGAAAGGATATTCCTCTCAGAAGATAAGCGGATTGGAGTAGGGACATTTAGTCCATCTGATCCGAAATCACAGGACATTGCAGATTTAACTGGAAGCATCGACTTTTCTACGATTGCTACGTATGGGTCTGAGTCCGATCCGCGCGCCTATCGATTTGATGGTGAATTAAACAAAGCGAACCGCGGGATGATGGAATTCCAGGAGATGCTGAAGTGTGATGAAAAATTCCTGTGGCACCTGCTTTCTTTGACTCAGGAGGGTAATTTTAAAGCTGGCCGATTTGCGTTGATTAGTGCCGATGAATTAATTATAGCGCACACGAATGAAACGGAATATCGCTCCTTTATTTCCAATAAAAAGAATGAAGCCCTGCATTCTAGGATTATCGTAATGCCAGTCCCTTATAACCTGAAAGTATCCGAGGAAGAAAAAATCTATGAAAAAATGATTCATGACAGTGATGTATCGAATGTTCATATTGCTCCGCATACTTTAAGGGTTGCAGCCATGTTTACTACTCTTAGCAGATTAAAAGATCCAAAAAAAGGCGATATTGATCTTGTTAAGAAAATGAGGCTATATGATGGAGAAAACGTGGAAGGCTTTAATTCTGCAGATGTAGAAGAATTGAAGAAGGAACATTCGGATGAAGGGATGGGCGGCATCGATCCGCGTTATGTCATTAACCGAATATCTTCAACTATTATTAGAAAAGAAACACCTTCCATTAATGCACTGGATGTATTGCGTTCCCTAAAAGAAGGATTGGATCAGCATGCTTCAATTACAGCCGAGTTGAAAGAACGGTATATGAATTATATCTCACTTGCACGAAAAGAATATGATGATATCGCGAAGAAGGAAGTACAGAAGGCATTCGTTTATTCCTATGAGGAATCAGCCAAAACCTTGATGAATAATTATTTGGATAATGTGGAGGCATTCTGCAATAAGTCAAAACTTCGTGATGTCCTAACAGGTGAGGAAATCAATCCTGATGAAAAATTAATGCGATCTATTGAAGAGCAAATTGGAATTTCTGAGAATGCTAAGAAAGCGTTTAGGGAAGAAATTTTAATTCGAATTTCTGCATATGCCCGTAAAGGAAAGCGGTTCGATTATAATTCTCATGACCGTTTACGGGAAGCAATACAGAAGAAACTGTTCGCTGACTTGAAGGATGTCGTTAAAATTACAACCTCCTCTAAAACTCCAGATGAAAGTCAATTGAAGAAAGTAAACGAGGTAGTTGCCAGATTAATAGATGAACATGGATATAATTCTACCTCGGCAAATGAGCTTCTGCGTTATGTAGGCAGCTTGTTGAACAGATAA